One Candidatus Eisenbacteria bacterium genomic window, AGAGGAGTTCCTGGGTGCCTACATAGACCTCTGGCCCACGGATGACGAGGAGTCCTTCATCATTGCTATGGCGCGAGGGATCTCGGAGAGCCTCGAAAGCAAGGCGGACAAGATGCTTAAGTCTGCCCGCCAGTTTTTCGGAGCAATGGCTCCGTCCGTGACTATGGACTCTGATGGCAAGCCCACCGTGACTTTCGCCCAACGCACTGCAAGTCCAGGACACCCCGAACTCCGCTCGATCCTAGCCACCCCTGCAATCATAGCCAAGAAACGCAAACGACGCGTCGTCATTGTCTTCGATGAATTCCAGCGCATCCTTGAGTATGACAATGATCTGGTAGAACGGACTTTGAGGAGTGTCATCCAAGAACAATCGGAGATTGCCTATATCTTCCTTGGAAGCCGAAGACACCTCATACGAAGCATGTTCTTGGATCAGAACAGGCCGCTGTATCGGGCAGGCACGCACTATCCACTTGGACCAATCGCAACCGAGCACTGGATTCCGTACATTCGATCACGATTCCGCAAGACCGATCGGGAAATCGCTTCTGCTGTCATCAAAGAACTCTGCGCAATGACTGACGGACATCCTTTCTACACACAGCACCTTTGCCATGTCCTTTGGGAAATGAGCGATCCTGGTACCGTGATCTCTGCCGACAATCTTCAGGCGGCCCTTGGGCTGGTTCTTGAGCGAGAGAGCTACGCGTACACCGTTCTCTGGGAGTCCTTGGGAACCAATCAACAGCGCTTCGTGACTGGCCTGGCCCACGAGCCTCCGGGAACTCAAGTTTATTCGGCAGATTTCATTGCGCGCTATCGGCTTCGCAGTCCCGCCAGTGCTCAACGTGTGGTTCAAACGCTTCTTGAACGTGATGTCATCGATCATGCGGAGGGGTCCTTCGTCTTGACGGACAGGATATTTGGTGCTTGGGTCAGACAATCAGCATTGTTGCCGTGATCGTGGGAAAGGATGAAGAGAGATAACACTACATGCACCAGATGTCTCGTGCCGTCACGGTCCTTGCTGCGCAAGGTCCGCACCGGCCCATCCGCCGGTGATGTTCTCGTTACAGAGGTTGGAATTTTCTTGATTTTGCCCTTGACGCCCACAACTACGATTTGTAGTTAATTGACTACGATATGTAGTCAGCCTGTTTGCGGGCGGCCCAATGGCAAAAATAAATCGTACATCCCCTTCTCTGGCAAGGCTTTTCCCGAATCCAGCTATGCTCGATGTCATGGTTCTGATCATGTTGCATCCCGACCAGGAGTTCTACCAGCGGGAAATTGTTGAGAGAACACAAAATACAGTTCTGCAGGTTCAAAGGGCTCTGAAGCGAATCCAAGATGCAGGCTTTGTTCAAAAGAACAAAAGTGGCAACCGAGCCTATTACAGGGCGCGACGCGAACCAGCCTTCCATTGAGGCCTTGATGTCCACTGCATGCGGATCCGCACAGGGCGGTTCACGATGATGGAGCACACGAGAAACCTCACTCTTACAACTGATCGCTGTCAAAATCACCGCGCGTTGGCGCGTTCCCATTGCTAACAGATTCTCCACCGTGACCCAACAAGGGAGCGGGGGTGTCCACAAGGAGGATGAGTATTCGTGATAGTCTGACACTGACGCCATCATAATCGGCCTGCGCCGTCTCGTCTGAGGCGGGTACCCGAGACCGTCGGGTTCATCGCGGGCCACTTCTTTGACATGCCATCCCCGTTGCAGCGGATCGTGTTCCCTCGCTCGGGGAGCGTGAACGAGACGTGGACCGCGAGCTGATGCTCGACGTGGAGGCAAGACTCTTCGCGGCCGTTGGCGAGTACGGACAGGGAGCAAGCGAACAGGGAGCGGCCGGGCTCCGCAGCGCGCTTCAGGATGGTCTCTCGGGAGGCGTTCTCACGGAGGACATGATAAACGACGTGGGCTACTACTGTCTTGAGAACGGCCTCTCAGAGGCCGCAGTGGAAGCTTTCATGTTCAACGTAGAGCAGTTCCCGGATTTTGCGAACGCCCACAAAAGTTTGGGGGATACGCATTCCACGGTTCTGGCTTTAATCCGCCGGCCCATCCGAATGCGGCCCCGGGATCCCCCCCATCCAGCTTTTTGTACTGGCTGCAATACAGACTTACCGATATCCGGGCTCCCATGGTGTTATCGCAACATCATAGCGCAGGAAAACCGTTACAAATTGGACACCCAACAGGGTTTGCTGTAATCTATTTTCAGCAGTGTGCCAGTGAATAAACATGTAATGAAACAGAAGCATTAAGGGAGCCGTTTGCAGCGCAGACGCCCCCCAATCCTGTGAATCATGATGGTTAGATAAGGAATGGTTAAACAGAGAAGAAATATTTGAAGATAGGCCAATGCATTGAGGTTATGAAATATGAATAAATTCAACCCCGATACATATTGCGGAATCTACTGTGGTGCTTGCTCAATATCTATGCATGATAAAACCGGTCTCACTGATGATTTTTCTGCCTGTCTCAAAAGTGTGCCGAAGGAGGATTTATCTTGCGGCGGCTGCAAATCCGACAATGTGTACTATGGTTGCCGTATTTGTACTCTCCGTTCCTGTGCGCGTGAAAAAAATGTCGAGCATTGTATCGACTGTCCCGATTATCCATGTAAAAAATATAGAAAGTGGCAAGGGGTGGCAAAATTTCTCCCTCACATTAATGAAGCTGAGGATAACCTGGAGGCTATCAAAGACGACGGTGTTGACCACTGGCTTGATTCGCAAAAAAAAGAATGGTCATGCCCTACCTGCGGCAATCCTTTCTCATGGTATGCATCTATATGTTCAAAGTGTGGTCGTAGCCTTGTGTCAAAAGCATTCAAACTATCCGGCTGGAGGAAATTCTTGTGCCGCTTTATGATCCCGATGGTGTATCGAAAGGGAAAGGCGAGGTATAAGAGTGTTTAACAACGGCATTAAGGGCGATGGCAAAAAGCCGTCGCGCCTTATGTCGGGAGTTAGGCCGATTTTAAAGGGTTAGATATCCTTGCGAGAACAATCGGCCACGGGTTGACAGACAGGAACACGCCATGGATTCGTTTCCATATCGAGTATTTATAAGCTATTCACATACCGATCGATCGATTGTAGATAGTCTAGTTCAAGTTTTACGAGATTCAGGGACCTATCCAATGTGGGACGACGACTTAGTTGGCGGGAGCGGCTTTTCAGATCAAATTCAAGATTTCATCAGCAATTCTCACATATTCCTTCCTGTGCTAACTCAAGAGTCAAAAGATCGTCCATGGTTACACCAGGAAATAGGCTACGCACTCGCCCTGGGAAAACCCATTATACCGATTGCCTTAAACGCCTTGCCGGATGGAATCATAAGTGGAGTTCAGGCAATTCAATTGAAAGACGATCTCTCGGACGCGCAGCAAAAACTTACGCCGGCTCTATTTCGAAAACACATGACATCCATCCAAGAGCACCCGATAACGTATCAATGCACCGATGACAACATCCGCCGCGCGCAACTGCTAGCCCAACATGCAGATAGCGTGAGCTCTATTCATCAACATGGCCGAGTGCGCCAAATGGCCTCGCTAACATCATTCCATCTCCCGGGGCGTGGGACCAAGGACCCTATCTGGAAAAAATATTATCCAGCGACTCCCGATAACAAGATTCTCTTTGATGCGTTGCGCAAAGAGCGAGTTGCTTTAACTGAACACGCCGAAATAGCCGGATGCAGCCTAATCCTTGATCCGTTCGATCGACTTGAAGAAATCTACAAAAGACATGGCGCAGGTAATGTTATAGCCCGTGTTAACGGACTCATTTCCTTTCTGAAAGACGATACAGTAAGTAACATAGAAGTTGCTATAAATGATGACAGAGAGCGCGAGATCTCACTGACTGTTGTTGGTGATTGGTTTTCATCCGAAGCTGTGTCTTCAGGCGAGAAAAGCATCTTGAAGGAAGCCGTTTTTACACGATGTGCCACGGAGGTTCGACAACATATCGAGGATTTTGATGAACGGCTTGAGGAGCTCCTAGATTCCAGAGGGTGGCACGTGGAATCATCTCGCACAGAAGCAATATCATGTTTGGAATCCTATCTGGAGAATTTGAAATCCAAGGAGCCTAATTTGGCTCAGCGTAGGTTAAGATAATGCGGTCTAACGAACGTTAGGGTGCACCAATAAAGGAACAGTGAAACATGATAACTATGAAAACAAGAATCTCTATCTTGCAATCGGGCAAATGTCGTTGGCAATAAGCATTCTCCTAAATCGCTTTGTAGGTGATAGTAATCCTGTTTCATTTATCGTCGGTCTACTGACCGGATTATCAATAGTATTCAACATTGCATTTATGATGCTTTATCGAAAAGACAAATCAGACAAATGACATTGTCTCTGAGGATCTTTGTGCGCCCTAACAATTGCATGACCCAGATTTGGCTTTCACCAAGCAGGTTATGCACCCGTTGGGCACGCACGTGCAGCATGAAGCGGTGGAGCAAGTGTTTCGGCCAGTCGAGGAGAAACCCTCGGGCGAATGCGGAGCACGGTCCGACTTCTGGAAGGAGCGCACGGAGAGGCAGGCATGAGCAGCTTGTCCGGAAACTGCCGTCTTGTGAAGGAGTCCGCCCGATTGCTCCTCCGAATCACAACCATCAAGGAGGTGTCGTGTGAGAACTGCAATCGTGTGCTTTGCACTCATCGGCTCGCTGCTGGTCAGTTCGTCTGCGGGTGCCGACCCCATCAGCCTCATATAGATGATAGCACTACTCCTAAGTACGGCAGCCGCGGTCTTTAATCCACCGGTCCATCCGAATGCGGCCCCGGAACCCGCTCCGTCTCAGGTTCAAAGACCTCTTCTATATGTTCCCAGAAACGAATCATCTGCTTCACGGCAAAGACAGGCGGTTCGGAAACCTTCTTCGCCGCGGTGCCGGCCGCTTTGCCGGCCAGCTTGGCGATGCCGGCGAGGAGATGACCGCCCACGCCTACCGCCCCCACCACCCCCATCGCCGCCTTCTGCGGAAATCTTACCGCCCCGCCGACAACGAGGCGACGTGTTGCGGCGGCCACACGGCTCGCTCCCTCGGCCACCACACCGCCGAGAAGACCGGCCGCTTCGAGCGAGGCGCTGCGTGTTAAAGCGCGGCGGTCCGCATCAATGCGGATTCCACAATAGCGGCGCGCGAGAACACCAATCCGCAAGGTGAGCAGCGCGTTCGCCGAGCCGTCGAGCAACGAGTTCACAAGCAGAGAGATCAGGGGATCCATTCCGTTGACGGGGATCAGTCCCGAGAGACCGGCCGAAACGGGCGCCCCAAGGACGGCGAGGACTTCGCTGTCCTGGATCTCCCCCGCGATAAAGGCCGCCGTTCCCACATTAAGATAGAGCGCCCACAGCTCACGGGGGTGGGGCCGCTGATAATAAACCTCAGCGATCTCCTTCACCATACGCAGTTGCGCCGAGAGCACGATCGCCGTATCGAGGCGGCCGCTTTGTGAAACGGCTGTCGCGGCGAAGACGGCGGCGGCATGCCGGCGGATGATCTTCTCCGTACGCCGGTCAAGAAACGTTAAAGTGTTATTGATCTCATCTTCCAGTTGCGACACCCGCATGACGGATGAAACAGCCTCGGCGCCCGATCCGGCACCCTGCCGCTTCTTCTCACCGCGGGTCGCATTGAAGGTCGCCTCCAGCGCGGCCAATCCCTCATACTCATTCCGCACCGCGCCGTTCTTGAGAATCCGCCCGGCATACCGCTGTAGAAATTTCTCCCATTTTCTGCCCGATGTCTTTTCGGGGCGCACCAATGAGGCCGGCAGCATGAGAAGTTTCGCGACAGGATAAACAATAAGAAGTCCCACTCCCACCAGGAGAAGCAGGATGACAAACCAGCCCAGAATCGGGTGCACCGCGGCCGCTTCCCGATAAAGCATCAGGGCCGAACCGAGCAGGCCGATCAGGGCCAGGATCGTGAAGCCGATCCCGACGGGAATCAGAATTTTTCGGAGAGTTTGCATCATGATTCTCAGTCTACTCGCTATCCGAGGCTTCTGCTGGAGGAGGCGGAACCAAGCACTCCAACTTATCAATTAAATCGTTGATGTGCGAAGTGGCAACTTCCCAAAGATGGGCCGGATCACGTCTATTAAGCGGCATAAATGACTTTCCTGGTCCGAAGAATCTCAGATCTCCTAAAGGGATTTCGCAGGCTTCTTTTTTCTATGAGATCAACTTCTCGACCCAAAATCGTCTGAAGTTCATCACGCATATCAATAAGATCGAATAAGGACCATTTGGCATGATCCTCAAAAGCAACAAGCACATCAACATCACTGCTCGAGTTGAAATCATCCCGCAAAACTGAGCCAAAGAGAGCCAACTCCGTGATCCTCCATTTTCGAGCGAAGTCACGGATACGCTCATCACCAAAGTCAATTCGAGTCTTCTTCATCTTTGGAATCCCAGGGTTTACATCGATCTATCCTATTCATTGCAATCGCTTGAATAAGGATAGCGTTTACCGCCCTATCGTGCAAACGACACGCTCATAGACCAACCCATTTCCTCCCCGCCCCTCCTTATGCTATTCTCGCGCTGGTATGGCTGAAACCTAGGGATGGCTGTCATGGGAGGAGCTCAGGATGGAGTTGGCGGAACGTTATGAAAATGTTGGAGTTATAGGCGCGGCGGGGAAGATGGGCAGCGGCATCGCTCTGCTCCTCTCCCAGCAGATGGCGGAGCGCAAGCTCGACCCCAAGGGCAAGGGCCGGCACTTTCGCTTGGTCGCGATGGATGTCGATGATGCCGGATTGGATGGGCTGCGCTCGTATCTAGCCGCCCAAATGCGCAAGGCCGCCGAGAAGATGACGGTCGCCCTCCGCGGCCTCTATGCCGATCGCGCGGATCTGGTCGAGAATTCCGAGATCATCGATGCCTTCATTGATGACGCCGTCGGCGTCGTCCGTTTTACAACCGACCTCAACGCCCTCAAAGATTGCCACATGATCTTTGAAGCGATCGCCGAGAATATTCCGCTCAAAGTTAAGATCTACAGCAGGCTCAATGAACTCTGCGGGCCCGACACCTGGTTCTTCACCAACACATCATCGGTTCCCATCAGCCTGCTGGATCGCGATGCAAATCTCGGCGGACGGATCATCGGCTACCACTTTTACAATCCGCCGGCCGTTCAGAAACTGCTCGAGCTGATCACGACGCCGGCGACAAAGCCCGAACTGATTGAAGCCGGGAAGGCCATCGCCGCCGATCTCCGCAAAAAGGTGATTCCGGCCAACGATATCGCGGGATTTATCGGTAACGGCCATTTTATACGGGACGGACTCCACGGCATCGCCGAAACGGAGCGTCTCGCCAAGGAACATGGTTTCGCCGAAGCGGTATATATGGTGAACCGGGTGAGCCAGGATTGGCTGGTCCGCCCCATGGGGATTTTCCAGCTCATCGATTATGTCGGCGTGGATGTCTTTCAGTGCATCCTCGGTGTGATGAATCCGCATATCGATGGCGAGGATCTCCACTCCGACCTGATCGACAAGCTCATGAAGGCCGGTGTCAAAGGCGGGCAAAACCCCGACGGCAGCCAGAAGAACGGCATTTTACAATACGTCAAGGGGCGTCCCGCCGGCGCGTACAGCTTCGACAAGAGCGGTTATGTTCCCTTGGAAGCAGCCTGGACGGGCAAGTTGGACGCTCTATTAGGCGCCCTTCCCGCGGGTCACGCTCCGTGGAAGGCGCTGATGGGCGATCCAGGCAAGGACGAGAAGCTGGCCGCCTATTTTAAGAATATGAAGAAGGACGCAGGGATGGGCTCCCGTTTGGGGACGACCTATCTCAAGAGATCGAAGGAGATCGGAGAGCATCTCGTCAGCAGCGGCGTCGCGGCGCAGGCCGACGACGTCAACGGTGTTCTCATGAACGGCTTCTTCCATCTTTATGGGCCGATCAACGATTACGCCTGATGTGGCGGATGGAGTGGCGGATAATGTTGCCGATCCTGCCCAAATGCGTATCAAGATTTTAACTTTGGAGCTGGAGGGAAAAAGATGCCGTTAAGCCGAAAAGTCTATGGAGCCGCCGGGGCTTATACAATTTCGCTCGGATCGGGCCGAAAAGAGTTCAATCCCAAAAAAGCCCGCCCCGGTCTCGAACACTACATCAAAGAGGCGGGCCAAGCCGCCATCGCCCAGATTTCCGATCCCGCCATCATCGATGAGTGCGTCATCGGGAATTTCATGGCGGCCCGTTTCAACAGACAGGGCAACCTGGCGGCTCTGATGCCGACCATCCATCCCTCGCTCGAGTACAAGCCGAGCACGCGGACCGAAGGAGCCTGCGGATCGGGTGGGTTGGCCGTGATGACCGGACTCAAGTCCATCGCGGCCGGCTTGGCCGATGTTGTTTTGGTTCTAGGAACGGAAGTGCAGAACACGGTGAAGGCGATCTATGGGGCCGATATTCTCGCGGGCGCGGGCCACTATGCCTCGCAGCGCAAAGAAGGCCACGCTTACTTCTTCCCCTCCATGTTCTCCGACCGGGCCGGCGCGGCCTTCGAGAAGTTCGGCGAGGAAAAAGTGCGCCGTGCGATGACCCAATGGTTTGTCAATGCGGTTGAGGGCGCCCGCCGGTGCCCTGAGGCGCAGGAGCACCACAATACGGTTGAAGATCTTCATGCCTTGGGCAACACGAAGCCCAATCCCAGAGCCTTTGTCGACAACTTGAACGTTTTCGATTGTTCAAAGGTCTCCGACGGCGCCGCCGCCATCCTCCTCTTTTCCGATGAAGGCCTGAGAAAAGCCGGCATCGCAAAGAAGGACGCGATGGAAATCACGGGCCTCGGCTGCTCGGTCGCCGACCTCACCAAACCGCCGGTGGATCCCACCAAGGCCACCACGAGCGAAACGGCCGTACAGAAGGCTTATAAAATGGCCGGCATCACGGCCAAGGATCTCGGCTTCGCCGAGGTGCACGATTGCTTTACCATTACCGGCGTACTGATGGCCGAAGCGACCGGCTTTGTGGGCTACGGAGAAGGGTACGATTTCATCTCCGAGGGCCACACAAAGCTCGGCGGCCGTTTCCCGCTCAATCTTTCGGGCGGACTGGTCGGCTATGGCCACTACACCGGCGGCACCGGTGTGCGCCAGACGGTGGACAACTGGAAGCAACTCACCGGACGCGCGGGCGACTTCCAGGTCAAGAATCTGGAAGGCAAGCACGGCCTGGTGATCAGTATGGGCGGCAACGACCGGACCGTCGTATCGCTTGTCACACGGCGCGCACAATAGAGGAATCGGCTGCATTCCCGGGGAGCGGGTTCTGAAAACCGTTCATATTGATACCGAACGCACATGGCGCGGCGGTGAGCAACAAGCCCTCTACCTCGCGCAGGGTTTGGCGCGGCGATCGATCGATGTGACAATGGTCGGAAATCCCGGAAGCCCATTCATTGAGAGCGCCCGGCGGGACGGCCTGCCGGGCTTTGAATTGCCGCTGCGGGGTGCGTTGAACCCCGCGGCCGTCTTCCAACTGATGCAGCTGTTCCGCGACATCCGGCCGGATATTGTACACGCGCACAGCGCGCATGCCCACGCGCTCGGCGCTCTTGCCGGCCGCCTCTCGGGGATCGGGCGCATCGTCGTTTCCCGGCGCGTCGACTTCTCGATTCATCATGCGCCTCTTCGATTGAGCCTCCTCAAATACCGTTTCGGCGTCGATCGCTTTATCGCCATTTCCGAAGGTGTCAAAGCGGTCATGATCCGGGACGGTGTTCCGGCGGACAAAATCGATCTGGTTCCCTCCGGCGTTGATATTGAGATGCTGGAAGCAACGCCAACCCGCGATTTCAGGAGTGAATTCGGCATTCCGGAATCGGCGCCGGTTGTCGGCGATGTGGCCCATTTCGGGTGGCACAAGGCGCAGGAAGTGCTGGTCCGGGCCTGTCCCCTCATCTGGGAGCAGGAACCGGAAACCCGTGTGATCCTTGTCGGCGACGGCGGCGAACGCGCCAAGGTTGAACGGATCGCGCATGCGATCGGAGCCGGTCACCGGCTCATCTTCACGGGGCACCGCACGGACGCCCGGGAGCTTATCCGCTGGTTTGACATTTTTGTCATGTGCTCGGTCCTCGAAGGACTTTGTACAAGTATTCTGGACGCGCATATCCTCGGCACACCGGTGGTGGCGTCTGATGTCGGCGGCATCCCCGAGATTGTTAAAAATGAAGAGACCGGATTGCTCGTGCCGCCCCAGGATCCGGCATCCCTCGCCGGCGCGATCCTCCGGCTGCTTCGAGACCGGCATCTGGGCGCCCGGCTCAATCAGGCCGGCCGCTCGCTCGTCATGAAGCGCTACAGCGTTAACGCCATGGTGGAGGGAACGTTGGCGGTTTATCGCCGGCTCCTGCATTGATCGGACCCATCCCCACAGATGCATATAAGACTTGAAGATACGCCGCATGAGGTGTATCCTATTAGCATGTAGGATTGCGAAAAATTCTAGGGAGGAAAGATCAAATCGAGGGGGAATCATGATGTCGCAGCGTCGCAATGGAAATCATCTTCTTCTCTCGCTGCTGCTGGGCTCCATTTTTCTACTGAGTGGAGCCGGGGCAGGAGCGGAGGAGACCTTACTCTGGGCGCCAGCTTCAATAGATATCAGCACGGCTCAGAGCACCACAAACCTCTACTACAACGGACTCAGCGGACGGCTTCTCGGCGCCGGAACCGAACAGGCGGCGGAATTGGAGAACCGCGGGGCGGTACGGATCTCGGCCGGCGCGGAAGAGGCGCTCTTTGTTTATCTCATCGAGGATGCGTCACGGGCCGCGTTTGAAGCACCGGCGCGCATTCTTTTTCGCAGCGGGCATGAGGTTCTGCTGGCCACCGACGGCGCGACGCCGCAACTCACCGGCGCGGCTGATGCTACTTCAAACGGATTGAAGCAGCCGGTGCGCCTCGCCAGAATTCCCATCACCTGGCCGGCGGAAGCGGCGGCGCCGCGGCTGCAAGACCGGGAGGCCGATCCACTCATCCAGCAGATGGTCTCCGGCCTGACCATTGCGAGCTATATGTCCACATGGCAGCCCCTCGAGGACTTCGTGACGCGCTACACCCTTGCTCCGCAGAATCTGCAGGCGTCGCAATGGATACTGAACCAGTTCCTCTCCTTTGGGATCGATGCGGAATTCCATTACTTCGAGCAGAGCGGGCAAAGGCGCAATGTCGTCGCCACGATTCCAGGCCAAGTCGATCCGTCAAAGGTTGTTTATATTACGGCCCACTTTGATGCGACATCTTCTGATCCCTATGTCTGCGCTCCCGGCGGTGATGATAACGGAAGCGGTTCGGCCGGGGTCATTGAAGCGGCGCGCATCATGAGCCAGTACCTCTTTGAGTACACGATTAAGTTTGTTTGCTTCAACGGGGAAGAACAGGGGCTCTACGGCTCTTCCGCCTATGTCGCCGATATTGCCGCCGCCGGCGAGGATGTGATCTGTTGTTACAATATGGATATGATCGCCTACGCCGGCACCGATCCGGCGCCGCCCGATCTCATCATTTACACCAATCCCGCTTCAACCTCCGTCGCGGCGACGCTGGCAGAGGCCGCCAATACTTATACACCGGGTCTGATCGAACCGGTGATCGTCAACGAGAGCATGGGATCGAGTGATCATTCGCCCTTCTGGAATCATGGTTACCAGGCGATTCTGGCGATTGAGGAAGAAGCCTGGGGGCCTGATTTCTGCCCCTGGTACCATACCTGCAACGATATGATCTACCGCTATCCTCAGGACTATCCGACCTATTGCGCCCAAGCCGTCATGTCCGCGGTCGCCATGACCGCCATCCCATTGAACCCCAATGGTCCCTACCTCGTCCTCAACGAGTCGACGCTGGATGATGACGGCATCGCGCCCTCCAATGGCGACGGCGACGGCATCCCGAATCCGGGAGAGACGATCGAGGTTTGGGTCAATGTGAGAAATGTCGGAACCGATATAGCGCAAAATGTCTCCGGCGAGCTGAGTTCGGCCGGCGGAAGCGTTACTATCCTCACCTCCTCGGCTGCATGGAATAATATTCCGGCCAGCGGGCAGGGAACCAACCTCACCGCCTTTCTCATCGAGGTTTCCTCATCCGCCGTCGATGGCGAGACCCTTCCTTTCACATTAACCATGACGGATGATTCCGGGAATCGGGAGCTGGCCTTCCAATATACCGTCAGCGCCCCCGATCTCTCGTTTTACTTCTACACCCTGGATGACGCGCCCAGAGGAAATGGAAACGGCGTCATCGACCCGGGAGAGGCCTCTGAAATCTTCGTCACCATCGCCAATCGCGGCGGAAGAAGCGCGGCGGGAGTCTCCGTCGACATCTCAAGCCCGAGTGGTTATGTCAACATTATTGAAGGCACCGCGGGTGTGAGCGAGATCCCCATCGGAGAGGAGCGAGAGTTGACCTCTTCCTTCCGGATCGGCGTCGCCGCGGGCGCGCCGGCGGGGGAAATCCTGCCAT contains:
- a CDS encoding M28 family peptidase: MMSQRRNGNHLLLSLLLGSIFLLSGAGAGAEETLLWAPASIDISTAQSTTNLYYNGLSGRLLGAGTEQAAELENRGAVRISAGAEEALFVYLIEDASRAAFEAPARILFRSGHEVLLATDGATPQLTGAADATSNGLKQPVRLARIPITWPAEAAAPRLQDREADPLIQQMVSGLTIASYMSTWQPLEDFVTRYTLAPQNLQASQWILNQFLSFGIDAEFHYFEQSGQRRNVVATIPGQVDPSKVVYITAHFDATSSDPYVCAPGGDDNGSGSAGVIEAARIMSQYLFEYTIKFVCFNGEEQGLYGSSAYVADIAAAGEDVICCYNMDMIAYAGTDPAPPDLIIYTNPASTSVAATLAEAANTYTPGLIEPVIVNESMGSSDHSPFWNHGYQAILAIEEEAWGPDFCPWYHTCNDMIYRYPQDYPTYCAQAVMSAVAMTAIPLNPNGPYLVLNESTLDDDGIAPSNGDGDGIPNPGETIEVWVNVRNVGTDIAQNVSGELSSAGGSVTILTSSAAWNNIPASGQGTNLTAFLIEVSSSAVDGETLPFTLTMTDDSGNRELAFQYTVSAPDLSFYFYTLDDAPRGNGNGVIDPGEASEIFVTIANRGGRSAAGVSVDISSPSGYVNIIEGTAGVSEIPIGEERELTSSFRIGVAAGAPAGEILPLDLAITSGAGYQADSGFKVKVGAATYDELEADGPWSTAAAGDDATSGVWIRVDPNGTLQDTSPCQPEDDHTAAPGTDCFVTGQGPVGGTAGGNDVDGGKTTLTSPLFNLLGMQAARVTYWRWYTNDLGNAPDEDEWVVQVSSNGGTNWVDLERTMQSANSWQQQSFLLDGYITLSDNVQFRFIASDEINGSLVEAAVDDFEITGATASVDVGDAIAPLALRLYPARPSPASGNTSIAFALPTAGRVKLDLYGVDGRHIRSLVNGRRHAGIHNIPWDGAGSSGKTVAPGVYFYRLEAGNQSLVRNLVVIH